From a region of the Impatiens glandulifera chromosome 4, dImpGla2.1, whole genome shotgun sequence genome:
- the LOC124934244 gene encoding pentatricopeptide repeat-containing protein At4g14850 — protein MQFRMPNGLASLIEAAVQTRSVAAGRATHGQIVKTLTNPLPSFISNHLINMYSKLDLPNSALLVLTLTPSRSVVSWTALIAGSVQNGGFSTALLRFIDMLREGIQPNDFTFPCAFKASGSLRIPQSGKQVHGLAIKMGLLYDVFVGCSAFDMYSKTGLIDDALKMFDEMPDRNLATWNAYISNSVLCGRPRNAILGFIELRRIGGEPNSITFCAFLNACSDGLYLQLGQQLHGFVIRYGYESDVSVSNGMIDFYGKCSQFASSEKIFARISEPNDVSWCSMMVVYEQNDESEKACGFFIEARKEGIKPTDFMVSSVLSACAAIASLELGRSIHAIATKACIDENVYVGSALVDMYGKCGSIEDCEASFHELPEKNLVTCNSLLSGYAHQGHADMALSLFREMTFDLAPNYVTLVCVLSACSRGGEIEMGMEIFDSMVTKYGIRPGVEHYACVVDMLGRCGKVEQAFEFIKKMPIRPTVAVWGALLGACRVYGKPELGKIAAEKLFELDPHDSGNHVVLSNTFAAAGRWEEADLVRRKMKEVGIKKGIGRSWIYVNNTIHIFQAKDTSHDRNIEIQAMLGEFKRVMKSAGYTSDTKVSLYDLEEEEKESEVWHHSEKLALAFGLVALQPGVPVRITKNLRICVDCHSTFKFISGIFGREIVVRDNHRFHRFENHQCSCRDYW, from the exons ATGCAGTTCCGAATGCCAAACGGACTGGCTTCCCTCATCGAAGCTGCCGTTCAAACGCGCTCCGTCGCCGCCGGTCGAGCTACCCACGGCCAAATAGTAAAGACCCTGACCAATCCCTTACCTTCATTCATCTCCAACCATCTAATCAACATGTACTCAAAGCTCGACCTTCCAAACTCTGCTTTACTCGTCCTCACTCTCACTCCTTCCCGCTCCGTCGTCTCCTGGACAGCCCTCATCGCCGGTTCTGTTCAGAACGGTGGGTTTTCCACCGCCTTACTCCGGTTCATCGATATGCTACGGGAAGGTATACAGCCTAATGATTTCACTTTCCCCTGCGCATTCAAGGCTTCTGGGTCACTTCGGATACCGCAATCTGGAAAACAGGTTCATGGGTTAGCTATTAAAATGGGTTTATTATATGATGTATTTGTTGGATGCAGTGCTTTTGATATGTATTCGAAAACGGGTTTGATTGATGATGCTCTTAAGATGTTCGACGAAATGCCTGATAGAAATTTAGCTACTTGGAATGCTTATATTTCAAACTCTGTTCTTTGTGGACGACCGAGAAATGCTATATTGGGTTTTATTGAGTTAAGACGTATTGGTGGAGAACCGAATTCCATTACTTTTTGTGCATTCCTCAATGCTTGTTCGGATGGTTTGTATTTGCAACTCGGCCAGCAGTTGCACGGATTCGTTATTCGATACGGGTACGAATCCGATGTCTCCGTTTCGAATGGGATGATTGATTTCTACGGAAAATGCAGCCAATTCGCCTCTTCGGAGAAGATTTTCGCGCGAATTTCCGAGCCGAACGATGTCTCGTGGTGCTCGATGATGGTCGTGTACGAGCAGAACGACGAGAGCGAGAAGGCTTGCGGGTTTTTCATTGAAGCGAGAAAAGAAGGAATTAAACCGACGGATTTCATGGTTTCGAGCGTCTTGAGTGCCTGCGCGGCGATCGCGAGCCTTGAATTGGGAAGGTCGATTCACGCGATCGCGACGAAGGCTTGTATCGACGAGAACGTTTACGTTGGGAGCGCTCTTGTGGACATGTATGGAAAATGCGGTAGCATAGAGGATTGCGAAGCTTCCTTTCACGAACTACCTGAAAAGAATTTAGTCACTTGTAACTCTCTTTTGAGCGGTTATGCTCATCAAGGACACGCGGATATGGCTCTTTCGTTGTTTCGTGAAATGACGTTTGATTTGGCTCCGAATTATGTCACCCTCGTTTGTGTATTATCGGCTTGTAGTCGAGGCGGGGAGATAGAAATGGGAATGGAGATATTTGACTCGATGGTTACGAAGTATGGGATTCGACCGGGAGTTGAGCATTACGCTTGTGTTGTCGATATGTTGGGACGATGTGGAAAAGTTGAGCAAGCTTTCGAGTTCATAAAGAAGATGCCTATTCGTCCTACGGTTGCGGTTTGGGGGGCACTTCTCGGGGCTTGTAGAGTTTATGGGAAACCGGAACTTGGGAAGATCGCAGCTGAAAAGCTGTTTGAACTTGATCCTCATGACTCTGGCAATCATGTCGTCCTCTCGAATACGTTTGCAGCTGCCGGAAG GTGGGAAGAGGCTGATCTTGTGAGGAGAAAAATGAAGGAGGTGGGCATCAAGAAAGGAATAGGAAGAAGTTGGATATACGTGAATAACACGATTCACATATTCCAAGCAAAGGACACATCTCACGATCGAAACATCGAGATTCAGGCCATGTTAGGGGAATTTAAGAGAGTAATGAAGTCTGCTGGCTATACATCCGACACAAAAGTGTCACTATACGATCTcgaggaagaagagaaagaatCGGAAGTGTGGCACCACAGCGAGAAGTTGGCTCTCGCGTTTGGACTTGTGGCTCTTCAACCTGGAGTTCCGGTGAGAATAACTAAGAATTTGAGAATTTGCGTGGATTGTCATAGCACGTTCAAATTTATCTCTGGAATCTTTGGGCGAGAAATCGTTGTAAGAGATAACCATCGTTTTCATAGGTTCGAAAACCACCAATGCTCTTGTAGAGATTATTGGTGA
- the LOC124935691 gene encoding glutathione reductase, cytosolic-like yields the protein MARKMLLDGELSKPNEDEVHYDFDLFVIGAGSAGVRASRMSARHGAKVGICELPFHPISSEVIGGVGGTCVIRGCVPKKILVYGASYGPDLEDARNYGWELNEKVDFNWKKLLQKKTEEIIRLNGVYKRILSSNGVKLFEGEGKLVGPNEVEVTQLDGTKLSFSAKHVLVATGSRAQRPAIPGQELAITSDEALSLDELPKRVVILGGGYIAVEFASIWRGMGATVDLCFRKELPLRGFDDEMRAVVARNLEGRGINLHPRTSLTELIKTDDGIKAITDHGEELTADVVLFATGRKPNTERLNLKVAGVELDNTGAIKVDEYSQTNIPSIWAVGDVTNRMNLTPVALMEGMFFANTVFGGNPTKPDYTNIPFAVFCIPPLSVVGLSEEQALEQAKGDIKVFTSTFNPMKNTISGRQEKTVMKLVVDAETDKVIGASMCGPDAPEIMQGIAVALKCGATKRQFDSTVGIHPSAAEEFVTMRDVTRTIVSKQPKL from the exons ATGGCAAGAAAGATGTTACTTGACGGTGAGCTAAGCAAACCTAATGAAGATGAGGTCCATTATGACTTTGATTTGTTTGTGATTGGTGCTGGAAGTGCTGGCGTACGTGCATCAAGAATGTCTGCAAGACATGGTGCTAAG GTTGGCATTTGTGAGCTTCCATTCCATCCAATCAGCTCTGAAGTTATTGGAGGAGTTGGTGGGAC GTGTGTGATTCGGGGTTGTGTTCCTAAAAAGATTTTAGTTTATGGAGCATCATATGGTCCTGATCTAGAG GATGCCAGAAATTATGGATGGGAGCTGAATGAAAAAGTTGACTTCAACTGGAAAAAGCTCTTGCAAAAGAAG ACTGAAGAAATAATCAGACTTAATGGTGTTTACAAGAGGATTCTTTCAAGTAATGGAGTGAAATTGTTTGAAGGGGAGGGAAAGCTTGTTGGTCCTAATGAGGTTGAGGTGACACAACTTGATGGAACCAAATTGAGTTTTTCAGCAAAACATGTACTTGTTGCAACAGGAAGTAGAGCTCAACGACCAGCTATTCCGGGGCAG GAGTTGGCTATTACCTCGGATGAAGCTCTGAGCTTGGACGAGTTACCAAAGCGTGTGGTTATACTTGGGGGAGG ATACATTGCTGTTGAATTTGCTTCTATATGGCGAGGCATGGGTGCTACAGTTGACCTCTGTTTCAGAAAAGAACTTCCATTAAG AggttttgatgatgaaatgagagCAGTTGTTGCAAGAAACCTGGAAGGAAGGGGAATTAATTTGCATCCTAGGACAAGTTTGACAGAG TTAATTAAAACAGATGATGGGATAAAAGCTATCACAGACCATGGTGAAGAATTGACAGCAGATGTTGTACTATTTGCCACTG GAAGAAAACCCAACACAGAAAGGCTGAACTTGAAAGTTGCAGGTGTTGAGCTTGACAATACAGGAGCTATAAAG GTAGATGAATACTCCCAAACAAACATTCCAAGTATATGGGCTGTTGGCGATGTTACAAACAGAATGAACCTTACCCCTGTGGCCTTGATGGAAGGAATGTTTTTTGCA AACACTGTTTTTGGTGGGAATCCTACCAAACCGGACTACACAAACATACCCTTTGCTGTCTTCTG CATACCACCTCTTTCTGTGGTGGGACTTAGCGAAGAACAAGCTCTAGAGCAAGCAAAAGGTGATATAAAGGTTTTTACATCGACATTTAATCCTATGAAGAACACTATCTCAGG GCGACAAGAGAAGACAGTTATGAAGCTGGTGGTTGATGCTGAGACAGATAAGGTTATTGGAGCATCAATGTGCGGACCAGATGCCCCTGAGATCATGCAG GGTATTGCTGTTGCATTGAAGTGTGGAGCAACAAAGAGACAATTTGATAGCACT GTGGGAATTCACCCTTCTGCGGCCGAGGAATTTGTAACTATGCGTGATGTGACAAGGACTATAGTAAGTAAACAACCTAAGCTTTAA
- the LOC124933971 gene encoding folate-biopterin transporter 1, chloroplastic — translation MASLISTTVSILPFQSLTFSSFSPTFSQFNRSSRYTLASLRRGRVPGRPPETAMSSAIQMPMMQSQRRDGETESFQDSLNRAGDRDLLTSDREDEEACSSSKTFPPKNRNARSPIRFFGVDLVADNIAVAMVYFVQGVLGLSRLAVSFYLKDDLHLDPSETAVISGFSALPWLIKPLYGFISDSIPLFGYRRRSYLVLSGLLGAFSWTLMATFVDSKYDAALCILLGSLSVAFSDVVVDSMVVERARGESQSMSGSLQSLCWGSSAFGGIVSSYFSGSLVDAYGVRFVFGCTALLPLITSAVAALVNEQPVLATTKGGPSLNFFQNSKQNIFQLWIAVRQPHVFLPTLFIFLWQATPHSESAMFYFTTNKLGFTPEFLGRVKLVTSVASLLGVGLYNGFLKNVPLRKIFLVTTFFGSALGMTQVFLVTGLNRQLGISDEWFAIGDSLIITVLGQASFMPVLVLAARLCPEGMEATLFATLMSISNGGSVLGGLLGAGLTEFFGVTRERFDNLATLIVLCNLSSLLPLPLLGLLPRDNPPQDSDQIDDIEMKIN, via the exons ATGGCGTCCTTAATTTCCACCACAGTTTCAATCTTACCCTTCCAATCTCTAACTTTCTCCTCCTTTTCCCCTACTTTCTCTCAGTTTAACCGCTCATCACGGTACACACTCGCCAGTCTCCGTCGCGGTAGAGTGCCTGGTCGGCCGCCGGAAACCGCCATGTCCTCCGCCATTCAGATGCCTATGATGCAGTCTCAACGACGCGATGGTGAAACCGAATCCTTTCAGGACTCTTTGAATC GGGCCGGAGATAGGGATCTGCTAACCAGTGATAGAGAAGACGAAGAAGCATGCTCCTCTAGTAAAACTTTTCCACCTAAGAATAGGAATGCTAGGAGTCCCATACGGTTCTTTGGTGTAGACCTTGTTGCCGATAATATTGCTGTTGCTATGGTGTACTTTGTACAAGGTGTCCTAGGTTTATCTAGACTTGCAGTCAGCTTTTACTTGAAAGATGATCTTCACCTGGATCCTTCCGAG ACAGCTGTCATATCTGGTTTCTCAGCGTTGCCATGGTTGATCAAACCTCTCTATGGCTTTATTAG TGATTCGATCCCCCTATTTGGATATCGGAGGCGCTCATATTTAGTTCTTTCTGGCCTTCTTGGAGCATTTTCTTGGACTTTGATGGCTACCTTCGTTGACAGCAAGTATGATGCTGCTTTATGCATACTTCTTGGATCTCTTTCTGTTGCCTTCTCTGATGTT GTTGTAGATTCCATGGTTGTAGAAAGAGCTCGTGGTGAGTCACAAAGTATGTCAGGATCACTTCAGTCCTTGTGTTGGGGCTCGTCAGCCTTTGGAGGGATCGTGAGTTCATATTTTAGTGGGTCTTTGGTTGATGCCTATGGTGTGAG GTTTGTATTTGGTTGTACCGCCTTGCTCCCACTAATAACTTCTGCTGTTGCTGCACTTGTCAACGAACAGCCAGTGTTAGCCACCACAAAAGGGGGTCCTAGTCTTAACTTTTTTCAAAActcaaaacaaaacatttttcaGTTATGGATTGCTGTCAGGCAACCACACGTGTTTCTTcccactttatttatttttctttggcAAGCAACGCCACATTCGGAATCTGCCATGTTTTACTTCAC CACCAATAAACTTGGTTTCACCCCGGAATTTCTTGGACGTGTTAAGCTCGTAACTTCAGTTGCATCACTTCTTGGTGTTGGACTTTATAATGGGtttctcaagaatgttccattACGCAAGATTTTTCTTGTGACAACATTCTTCGGTTCAGCCCTTGGAATGACTCAG GTTTTCTTGGTCACTGGTCTGAATCGACAGCTTGGCATAAGTGATGAATGGTTTGCAATTGGGGATTCTTTGATTATCACAGTTCTTGGTCAG GCTTCTTTCATGCCGGTGCTTGTGTTGGCAGCAAGACTGTGTCCAGAAGGAATGGAAGCAACACTTTTTGCGACCTTAATGTCGATATCAAACGGAGGGAGTGTTTTGGGGGGTCTTCTTGGTGCGGGTTTGACAGAATTTTTTGGTGTAACGAGGGAAAGATTTGACAACTTGGCCACCCTTATTGTTCTTTGCAATCTCAGTTCTTTGTTGCCTTTGCCATTACTTGGCCTCCTCCCTCGAGACAATCCTCCACAAGATTCCGATCAAATCGACGACATTGAGATGAAAATTAACTGA
- the LOC124934245 gene encoding probable serine/threonine-protein kinase WNK9 codes for MSGFSPNFSDFVEIDPTGRYGRYNEILGKGSSKIVYRAFDEYEGIEVAWNQVKLNDFLQNSEDLERLSYEIHLLKTLKHDNIMKFFSSWVDTVNRNINFVTEMFTSGTLRQYRLKHKRVNLRVIKHWCRQILEGLLYLHSHDPPIIHRDLKCDNIFINGNQGEVKIGDLGLAAILHKSQSNPCVGTPEFMAPEVYAEDYNELVDIYSFGMCLLEMVTFEYPYTECTHPAQIYKKVVSGKKPDSLYKVEDAEVRRFIEKCLATASTRLSAKELLEDPFLQFDYESNLKSTIKRYDDILLFNGREEDHLELEDFDISINGRKEGDDIYLCLRIEDNEGLVRNIYFHFDVEIDTALAVAEEMVSELDLMDHDVTRIADMIDGAVSSLEPSWKLGLLLKDSDSSLCHVCSNNQYSKNEDKVLQCSKQGCATVYGRFEEITYQFEGLNVLQNNDLWGMQDGGHEGDTKGKKEMGSKDNNGQQDQQLGVLPSNPLNSMLVSNPEVATGPYPEDQMFPIHGTVYGSCNPKMKGKKNRSAKKMFYNGAALLARHGYFSLG; via the exons ATGAGTGGGTTTTCCCCAAATTTCTCAGATTTTGTCGAAATCGATCCCACCGGAAGATATGGCAGA TACAATGAAATTCTTGGCAAAGGATCATCTAAGATTGT ATACAGAGCTTTTGATGAATATGAAGGAATTGAAGTGGCTTGGAATCAGGTGAAGTTAAATGATTTCCTACAAAACTCTGAAGATCTCGAGAGGCTTTCTTATGAGATTCAtcttttgaagacattgaaACATGACAATATCATGAAGTTCTTCTCTTCATGGGTTGACACTGTCAACAGGAACATTAATTTCGTGACTGAGATGTTCACATCGGGGACACTAAGACA GTATAGGCTGAAACATAAGAGGGTAAACCTTAGGGTTATAAAGCATTGGTGCAGACAAATACTGGAAGGCCTTCTTTATCTTCATAGTCATGATCCGCCTATAATTCATAGAGATCTgaaatgtgataatattttcattaatggaAATCAAGGAGAGGTTAAGATTGGAGATCTCGGTTTGGCTGCAATCCTTCACAAGTCTCAATCTAATCCATGCGTTG GGACGCCGGAATTTATGGCACCCGAGGTTTACGCAGAGGACTATAATGAATTGGTTGATATTTACTCGTTTGGGATGTGTTTACTTGAAATGGTTACTTTTGAGTACCCTTATACTGAATGTACTCATCCAGCTCAAATCTACAAGAAAGTTGTCTCT GGGAAAAAACCGGATTCTTTGTATAAAGTGGAAGATGCAGAAGTGAGACGATTCATTGAGAAATGCCTGGCCACGGCCTCTACTAGGCTTTCTGCCAAGGAGCTTCTAGAGGACCCTTTTCTCCAATTCGACTATGAATCAAATCTCAAGTCAACGATAAAACGGTATGATGATATTTTACTCTTCAATGGCCGAGAAGAGGATCATTTGGAGTTGGAAGACTTCGATATTTCCATCAATGGAAGGAAAGAAGGCGATGACATCTACTTATGTCTCAGAATTGAAGACAACGAAG GGCTTGTGAGAAACATATATTTCCATTTCGACGTGGAGATCGACACTGCATTGGCCGTGGCTGAGGAAATGGTGTCCGAACTGGATCTTATGGACCACGACGTGACTAGAATAGCTGACATGATTGATGGTGCTGTTTCTTCTTTAGAACCCAGTTGGAAATTAGGTTTACTACTGAAAGACTCTGACTCAAGCCTTTGCCATGTATGTTCAAACAACCAATATTCGAAGAACGAGGATAAGGTTCTTCAATGCTCCAAACAGGGGTGTGCGACTGTTTATGGTCGGTTCGAGGAGATTACATACCAATTTGAAGGATTGAATGTACTTCAGAATAACGATCTATGGGGGATGCAAGATGGAGGACACGAGGGAGATACTAAAGGAAAGAAGGAAATGGGATCTAAAGACAATAATGGACAACAAGATCAACAATTGGGAGTTTTACCATCCAATCCTTTGAATTCTATGTTGGTTTCAAACCCGGAAGTGGCAACCGGTCCCTATCCAGAAGATCAAATGTTTCCTATTCATGGGACTGTCTATGGTTCATGCAACCCGAAGATGAAGGGCAAGAAGAATCGCAGCGCCAAGAAGATGTTCTATAACGGGGCAGCATTGCTTGCTAGGCATGGCTACTTCTCTCTCGGTTGA